Proteins found in one Alicyclobacillus cycloheptanicus genomic segment:
- a CDS encoding FAD binding domain-containing protein encodes MNAFDLKEPETLEEALDLLDTDDPSVRCVAGGTALMLMMKSKLFEPETLVSLHRLRPNLRGVHVDDGGALHLGPLTTLRELELSPVVQQFSPVIPRALKTLANVRVRNVATVGGHLAHGDPHMDLPPIFMALDARVKIQRAGGVRELPLSEFLTGYYSTALDTGELITEVIVPPVPQGMNGTYLKFTALSADDWPMVGVAAFVKVDGDTIADARVVVSAATEKATRLTGVETRLAGVRVRDEVLDDAAELAVANLKPLADIRGSSAYKREIVKVCVRKSLKKAAGLQREASGTEG; translated from the coding sequence GTGAACGCGTTTGATTTGAAGGAGCCTGAGACGCTGGAGGAAGCATTGGATTTGTTGGACACCGACGATCCGTCTGTCCGGTGCGTCGCGGGTGGTACCGCACTCATGCTGATGATGAAGTCGAAGTTGTTTGAGCCGGAGACGTTGGTCAGTTTACACCGCTTGCGGCCCAATCTGCGCGGGGTGCACGTGGATGACGGCGGCGCGCTTCATCTGGGTCCGCTCACCACCTTGCGCGAACTGGAATTATCGCCTGTCGTACAGCAGTTCAGCCCTGTGATACCGCGTGCTTTAAAGACGCTGGCCAACGTGCGTGTGCGCAACGTGGCGACGGTGGGTGGACACTTGGCGCATGGGGACCCACATATGGATCTGCCGCCCATCTTCATGGCGCTGGATGCGCGCGTGAAGATTCAGCGGGCAGGGGGTGTTCGTGAACTTCCCCTGTCGGAATTCTTGACGGGCTATTACAGCACCGCGCTGGACACCGGTGAACTGATTACGGAGGTCATTGTGCCGCCCGTACCGCAAGGGATGAACGGGACGTATTTGAAATTTACCGCCCTGTCTGCAGACGATTGGCCCATGGTCGGGGTGGCGGCGTTCGTGAAGGTCGACGGAGATACCATTGCGGACGCGCGCGTGGTCGTCAGCGCAGCGACCGAAAAAGCAACGCGACTGACGGGTGTGGAAACTCGCTTAGCCGGTGTGCGCGTGCGTGACGAGGTGTTGGATGATGCTGCGGAGCTTGCTGTGGCCAATTTGAAACCGCTCGCGGATATTCGCGGCTCATCTGCGTACAAGCGGGAGATTGTCAAGGTGTGCGTGCGCAAGTCGCTGAAGAAGGCTGCTGGGCTGCAACGCGAAGCATCAGGAACGGAGGGGTGA
- a CDS encoding UbiX family flavin prenyltransferase — protein sequence MKIVVGMTGATGAIWGIRTLEVLRELGIESHLILSKWAEATIALETAWSVSDVKGLASKVYAATDQAAAVSSGSFPVDGMIIAPCSMKTLASIRYGLADNLISRAADVTIKESRTLVIVPRETPLSAIHLENMLRLAELGVRIVPPMPAFYNHPQTIADIVDHTVARALDQLHIESNLTRRWKVTEYHD from the coding sequence ATGAAGATTGTCGTGGGTATGACCGGTGCAACCGGCGCGATTTGGGGGATTCGCACGTTAGAGGTCCTGCGCGAGCTGGGCATTGAGTCCCATCTGATTTTAAGTAAATGGGCAGAGGCGACGATTGCGCTGGAAACCGCTTGGTCTGTCTCTGATGTGAAAGGCCTTGCTTCGAAGGTGTACGCCGCGACTGACCAAGCGGCCGCTGTGTCCAGTGGTTCATTTCCCGTAGACGGCATGATCATTGCCCCTTGCAGTATGAAGACGTTGGCGAGCATTCGCTATGGGCTGGCAGACAATCTCATCAGTCGGGCGGCCGACGTAACCATCAAGGAATCGAGAACGCTTGTCATTGTTCCTCGAGAAACGCCGCTGAGCGCCATTCACTTGGAGAACATGCTGCGGCTGGCTGAACTTGGTGTACGGATTGTTCCACCGATGCCGGCGTTCTACAATCATCCACAGACCATAGCAGACATTGTCGACCACACGGTGGCTCGAGCCCTTGACCAGCTGCACATTGAGTCCAACCTGACGCGGCGCTGGAAAGTGACGGAATATCACGATTGA
- a CDS encoding (2Fe-2S)-binding protein yields the protein MDSKTIHFRLNGRPVALQVQPHENLVEALRRGFQLYSVRESCGQGLCGCCTVNVDGVAVSGCLYLASRVDGCDVQTVEGLGTLDELSPVQQAFVECEAFQCGFCTPGMVMMVTQLLEEHPHPTNDEIKHYLSGNLCRCATYPEIIDAVHAAAKKWANRKEGAALAAAGSSTPAP from the coding sequence ATGGACTCGAAAACAATCCATTTTCGGCTCAACGGGCGGCCCGTCGCGCTGCAAGTGCAGCCGCATGAAAATTTGGTGGAAGCGCTGCGCCGTGGGTTTCAACTGTACAGCGTTCGAGAAAGCTGCGGGCAAGGTTTGTGCGGATGCTGCACCGTGAATGTGGATGGCGTCGCGGTGTCGGGGTGCTTGTACCTGGCGTCACGGGTGGACGGATGCGATGTGCAAACGGTAGAAGGGCTGGGGACCCTCGACGAACTGTCCCCTGTCCAGCAAGCGTTTGTGGAATGCGAGGCCTTTCAATGCGGGTTTTGCACACCGGGGATGGTGATGATGGTGACGCAGCTGCTGGAAGAGCACCCGCATCCAACGAACGACGAAATCAAGCATTACTTGTCGGGAAATCTGTGTCGGTGTGCGACCTACCCGGAAATTATCGACGCGGTGCACGCCGCGGCAAAGAAGTGGGCGAATCGCAAAGAGGGTGCGGCGCTCGCCGCGGCCGGCAGTTCGACGCCGGCACCATAA
- a CDS encoding xanthine dehydrogenase family protein molybdopterin-binding subunit encodes MSQVLEPSRPVTEEKTGQVGRAVKRLESQAKVTGRAEYIHNLEVPGMLHAKVVRSTVAHARIVRVDVSAAKAMPGVYEVVTGQDILRLIPDPYYGPAFHDQPILAIDKVRHVGEPVAVVLAADVHIADRATDLVEVEYEELEPVFHEVESAKTTTAIVHDVIRPAGTFADLKSLKPREKTNVAMEYHLRNGDMEAAFQKADHVFEHTFRSQQVNHLPLEPIVTVARVTDTGNLLIETASQSPSFVRIEVARLMGWPENKVRVRTAFLGGGFGAKLYIKLEALVAALALIVQRPVRLSLTMEEQFYTITRHAATVTIRTGVTNDGKIVARDCKTWWNGGAYADIGPRVTQKSGFTAAGPYDIEAVSLDSYAVYTNLPPAGALRGFGIPQLVWAYESQADIIARALGMDPLEFRRKNLLRNGRPHATGTIMTDVGTHEVLEELARKMNWDADFDHGSGTIRRGRGIAIGIKAAVSPTTSVAFVNLYSDGSCGLYCGTVDMGQGSDTAMAQIVADVLGLHAEDVRVIHPDTDVTPYDMATLGSRSTFHMGNAVRLAAEDARRQALELCAAQTGHPPETLTVKAGGVQTPDGSFYTYGELLANRFGMQAGNILGVGSYFPSYKKPDPQTGMSEQITPFWMVGGTGVELEVDTETGKVNITRLVTVGDCGKAINPGIVKRQLSGAAFMQMGFTLFEGMVFDEGQVVNASFADYKIPGFWDLPETSEVSIVEVPHTNGPFGAKGTGETGSLSLSPAVANAVEDAIGVRIYETPLTPERILRALKEKQGIVWEEE; translated from the coding sequence GTGAGTCAGGTGTTAGAGCCGAGTCGTCCAGTGACGGAGGAGAAGACAGGTCAGGTCGGGCGTGCCGTGAAGCGATTGGAAAGTCAAGCCAAGGTCACCGGACGTGCGGAGTATATTCATAACTTGGAAGTCCCTGGGATGCTCCATGCCAAGGTCGTGCGCAGTACGGTGGCGCACGCCCGCATTGTGCGGGTGGATGTTTCTGCCGCCAAGGCCATGCCGGGTGTCTACGAAGTCGTGACCGGTCAGGATATTTTGCGGCTGATTCCGGATCCGTATTATGGGCCGGCCTTCCATGACCAGCCGATTCTAGCGATTGACAAGGTCCGGCATGTCGGGGAGCCCGTTGCCGTTGTGCTGGCCGCGGATGTCCATATTGCGGACCGTGCTACCGACCTCGTGGAGGTCGAATACGAGGAACTGGAACCCGTTTTTCATGAAGTCGAGTCGGCAAAGACCACAACCGCCATTGTGCACGATGTTATCCGGCCCGCCGGAACGTTTGCGGATTTAAAGTCGCTGAAACCGAGGGAAAAGACCAATGTCGCCATGGAGTACCACCTGCGAAACGGCGACATGGAGGCAGCCTTTCAAAAGGCCGATCACGTCTTTGAACACACGTTCCGCAGCCAACAAGTCAACCACTTGCCCTTGGAGCCGATAGTCACGGTGGCGCGCGTGACGGACACGGGCAATTTGCTGATTGAGACGGCGTCGCAGAGTCCGTCATTCGTCCGCATTGAAGTCGCTCGGCTGATGGGGTGGCCAGAGAATAAAGTGCGGGTTCGGACCGCGTTTCTCGGCGGCGGCTTTGGCGCCAAGCTCTATATTAAATTGGAAGCGCTAGTTGCGGCGTTAGCCTTGATTGTTCAGCGTCCTGTGCGGCTCAGCCTGACGATGGAGGAACAGTTCTACACCATTACGCGGCATGCAGCGACCGTGACCATCCGCACGGGTGTCACGAACGACGGAAAGATTGTTGCGCGCGACTGCAAAACGTGGTGGAACGGCGGAGCCTACGCGGACATCGGTCCGCGGGTCACGCAGAAGTCTGGATTTACCGCCGCGGGTCCCTATGACATTGAAGCCGTCAGCCTCGATTCCTACGCCGTGTATACCAACTTGCCGCCGGCGGGGGCGCTGCGGGGGTTCGGAATTCCACAGCTGGTGTGGGCCTACGAAAGCCAGGCGGACATCATTGCCCGCGCGTTGGGCATGGACCCGCTGGAATTTCGGCGGAAAAACTTGCTGCGCAATGGACGGCCGCATGCGACGGGCACCATCATGACCGATGTCGGCACGCATGAAGTCCTCGAGGAACTGGCGAGAAAGATGAATTGGGACGCAGATTTCGATCACGGTTCCGGCACGATTCGCCGTGGCCGCGGCATCGCGATCGGCATCAAGGCGGCGGTATCGCCGACGACGTCCGTGGCGTTCGTGAACTTGTACAGCGACGGAAGCTGCGGGTTGTACTGTGGCACGGTGGATATGGGACAAGGCTCCGATACGGCGATGGCCCAGATTGTGGCGGATGTATTGGGGCTGCACGCGGAGGACGTCCGTGTCATTCACCCAGACACCGATGTCACCCCGTACGACATGGCGACATTGGGGTCGCGTTCTACCTTTCATATGGGCAACGCGGTTCGACTGGCTGCGGAGGATGCAAGGAGGCAGGCGCTCGAACTGTGTGCTGCCCAAACCGGCCACCCGCCGGAGACGCTGACGGTGAAAGCCGGCGGGGTGCAGACACCGGACGGCTCGTTCTACACATACGGGGAGCTGCTCGCCAACCGGTTCGGTATGCAGGCGGGCAACATTCTGGGGGTCGGTTCCTACTTTCCCTCGTACAAAAAGCCGGATCCGCAAACAGGGATGTCGGAGCAAATCACGCCGTTCTGGATGGTCGGCGGCACGGGTGTCGAACTGGAAGTCGACACGGAGACTGGCAAAGTGAACATCACGCGTTTGGTCACAGTGGGGGATTGCGGCAAGGCCATCAATCCCGGCATCGTGAAACGGCAGCTGTCTGGCGCCGCCTTTATGCAGATGGGCTTTACGTTGTTTGAAGGCATGGTATTCGATGAAGGACAGGTCGTGAACGCCAGCTTCGCGGATTACAAGATTCCTGGGTTTTGGGATTTGCCGGAAACCAGTGAGGTGTCGATTGTAGAAGTGCCTCATACGAATGGCCCCTTCGGTGCCAAGGGTACGGGGGAAACCGGCTCGCTCAGCTTGTCGCCTGCCGTCGCCAATGCCGTTGAGGATGCCATTGGTGTGCGGATCTACGAAACCCCGTTGACGCCTGAGCGCATCCTTCGGGCATTGAAGGAAAAGCAAGGCATCGTGTGGGAGGAGGAGTAA
- a CDS encoding aspartate aminotransferase family protein — MDGNQVLDVMMGNGSILFGYADEEFDERFTHYLTSAIPTGVETELSVQAAEKFLSLVPTAEQVRFTNTGTEAILHALMIARTYTGKEDVAVIEGAYNGWSDAVYVSTWPDLTKAGPIERPASLPGSAGLQKAVVDSTLVLPFNDLEAAEKLLTAHHERLAALVLEPVMIDVGFIPARKLYLEGLRTLCDKLNIVLVFDELLTGFRLSEGGAQVHYGVVPDLSIFGKAIANGYVLAAVAGKRDVLAMTVPGEGPCSYVGTFNGHQVSLAASLACLELYEERKVFQTLSARTRTLVEESRRLSEKYGVPFRIEGEGGHFHWYFTDHRPVDYRDAAASDKVRYAVMHEVLEQRQVLSAANYLGHHAISMAHDDAILSDLLAHFEAGLATIQSTHPEG, encoded by the coding sequence GTGGATGGAAACCAGGTGCTGGACGTCATGATGGGGAATGGTTCTATTTTGTTCGGCTACGCGGATGAGGAATTTGACGAACGATTTACCCACTATTTGACGAGCGCCATTCCAACGGGTGTGGAGACAGAGCTGAGTGTTCAGGCGGCGGAGAAGTTTCTTTCCCTTGTACCAACGGCGGAGCAGGTCCGCTTTACGAATACGGGCACAGAGGCCATCCTTCATGCGCTGATGATTGCCAGGACATACACAGGCAAGGAAGATGTCGCCGTGATCGAAGGTGCGTACAACGGGTGGAGTGATGCAGTGTACGTGAGTACATGGCCGGACTTGACGAAGGCCGGGCCCATTGAACGGCCCGCATCCCTCCCAGGTTCAGCGGGACTGCAGAAGGCGGTGGTCGACAGCACGCTCGTTCTGCCGTTCAATGACCTTGAAGCGGCGGAGAAATTACTGACGGCGCATCACGAGCGCCTTGCCGCGCTTGTTCTCGAACCGGTGATGATTGATGTTGGTTTTATTCCGGCGCGCAAGTTGTACTTGGAAGGACTGCGAACGCTGTGTGACAAGCTGAACATTGTTCTGGTGTTTGATGAACTGCTGACAGGATTTCGTTTGTCAGAAGGAGGGGCGCAGGTACATTACGGCGTGGTTCCGGATTTGTCTATCTTCGGAAAAGCCATTGCAAATGGATACGTTCTCGCGGCGGTCGCAGGCAAGCGCGATGTGCTGGCCATGACGGTGCCGGGTGAAGGCCCTTGCTCCTATGTAGGAACCTTTAATGGCCACCAGGTCTCGTTGGCAGCCTCCTTGGCTTGTCTTGAACTCTACGAGGAGCGAAAGGTTTTTCAGACGCTGAGTGCTCGCACTCGAACGTTGGTGGAAGAGAGCCGCCGATTGTCTGAAAAATATGGTGTTCCTTTCCGGATTGAAGGAGAAGGTGGACACTTCCACTGGTACTTCACCGATCATCGTCCTGTGGATTACCGGGATGCGGCTGCATCTGACAAAGTTCGGTACGCGGTGATGCACGAGGTGCTGGAACAGCGTCAAGTGTTGAGTGCCGCAAACTATTTAGGGCACCATGCGATTTCAATGGCACATGATGACGCGATTCTCAGCGATTTGCTTGCGCACTTTGAAGCTGGACTTGCGACCATTCAAAGCACACACCCGGAGGGGTGA
- a CDS encoding DUF3870 domain-containing protein produces MNKMKTVVCTGYSKLPEGMAAKTMFGVMGVGFEIDPSTDRIVNASCTFVTNMCTDFFATLLVGCDLNLGIEEPVREFERRYFGLGKKAVIAAIRDAYNQFEIYKSMSTHQSNASQRTKKLDMPQA; encoded by the coding sequence ATGAACAAGATGAAAACCGTCGTCTGCACTGGGTATTCCAAACTCCCTGAAGGAATGGCCGCCAAGACCATGTTTGGCGTCATGGGTGTTGGGTTCGAGATTGACCCGAGTACCGACCGCATCGTGAACGCTTCGTGTACATTTGTCACAAACATGTGTACCGATTTCTTCGCCACCTTGCTCGTTGGCTGCGATTTAAACCTAGGAATTGAAGAACCCGTACGGGAGTTCGAAAGGCGCTATTTCGGCCTCGGCAAAAAGGCCGTCATCGCAGCGATACGAGATGCATACAACCAATTCGAAATTTACAAGTCGATGTCGACACACCAATCGAACGCTTCGCAGCGGACGAAAAAACTTGACATGCCACAAGCGTGA
- a CDS encoding cyclase family protein — MRVIDLSQEIFSGSPVYQGHQPTVVHRLKNVQQLPDGKWTFAVSGIFMSDHCGSHTDSFQHMDPNPEAKAIHELPLDLFQGLAVCLDVSEAKPGDFITVSMLEDAAERAGVDFTGQHRPKIALLYTGHYGRTFPSAAYGKLHPGLDRDATTWLADRGIVNIGIDCASVDVEPNKGDEWKPAHSVCRERGVLNTENLGDLREVAGRQFWYTGLPLRIVNGTAGPIRAAAILLDEEDMNLCRYLVNLK; from the coding sequence GTGCGGGTCATTGACTTGTCACAAGAAATTTTTAGTGGTTCTCCCGTGTATCAGGGACATCAACCCACCGTGGTACACCGATTGAAAAATGTCCAACAGCTTCCGGACGGGAAGTGGACGTTCGCCGTCAGCGGCATCTTCATGTCCGATCACTGCGGCTCTCATACGGATTCGTTTCAGCACATGGACCCGAACCCGGAGGCAAAGGCCATCCACGAACTGCCGCTCGACCTGTTTCAAGGGCTGGCAGTTTGTTTGGATGTCAGCGAAGCCAAGCCGGGAGACTTCATCACGGTATCCATGCTTGAGGATGCAGCAGAGCGCGCTGGCGTGGACTTCACAGGCCAGCACCGTCCCAAGATTGCATTGCTGTATACAGGCCACTACGGCCGCACGTTTCCATCGGCTGCGTATGGGAAGCTGCACCCCGGGCTCGATCGCGATGCAACCACGTGGCTGGCAGACCGGGGCATCGTCAACATCGGGATTGACTGCGCAAGTGTCGATGTCGAACCCAACAAAGGCGACGAGTGGAAGCCGGCGCACTCAGTTTGTCGGGAGCGCGGCGTCTTAAATACGGAAAATCTCGGAGATTTACGAGAGGTGGCGGGGCGGCAGTTTTGGTACACGGGCTTGCCGCTGCGCATTGTCAATGGAACAGCGGGGCCCATTCGTGCGGCGGCCATTCTACTCGACGAGGAGGATATGAACCTATGCAGGTATCTAGTGAATTTGAAGTAG
- a CDS encoding CoxG family protein — MQVSSEFEVACPQPKVFEFVSTPEKLAQCIPGCSDLQAVGEDTYSAVLAVDVAFLKLKFDVTVQLVEVNPPSQIKAVMDGKPMKLAGKLSGSVALSVSAVDEQTTRIQYVLDQSITGKLGGIGQSVFRAKCEEMGSLFAENLSQQLTSSQEAML; from the coding sequence ATGCAGGTATCTAGTGAATTTGAAGTAGCGTGCCCTCAACCGAAGGTGTTTGAGTTCGTCAGTACGCCGGAGAAGCTGGCGCAGTGCATTCCCGGATGCAGCGACTTGCAGGCGGTTGGAGAAGACACGTACAGTGCTGTTTTGGCGGTGGACGTTGCGTTTTTGAAACTGAAATTTGACGTCACAGTGCAGCTGGTGGAGGTGAACCCGCCCAGCCAGATTAAGGCGGTGATGGATGGCAAGCCGATGAAGCTGGCCGGAAAACTTTCCGGGAGTGTGGCGTTGAGCGTGTCCGCTGTCGACGAGCAAACCACTCGGATTCAGTATGTCCTCGACCAATCCATCACCGGAAAACTAGGCGGCATTGGACAATCTGTGTTTCGGGCCAAGTGCGAGGAAATGGGGAGTTTGTTCGCGGAGAACTTGAGCCAGCAACTCACAAGTTCCCAGGAGGCGATGTTGTGA
- a CDS encoding ABC transporter ATP-binding protein, translated as MRKLDTAMNERQPLLKVRHLKKHFDLEKRWFRPARTLKAVDGVNFDVFPGETLSIVGESGCGKSTTAKLVIRLLHPTSGTIELSGRDLAKMNQRELRLARKDIQMVFQDPYASLNPRWTVERILREPMNAFQRYAPAERRERVLHLLQQVGLNPSHAAKYPHEFSGGQRQRIGIARALVLNPKLVIADEPVSALDISIQAQVINLMQDLQEQLGLTYLFISHDLSVVEHISTRVIVMYLGKIVEFAPVEDLFQRPLHPYTQALLAAAPSLEGKQRMPMVLSGDVPNPVNPPSGCPFHTRCPVAMPRCKEAVPELKTLQPGHQVACLQFE; from the coding sequence ATGCGTAAGTTGGATACGGCGATGAATGAACGGCAGCCGCTCTTGAAGGTGCGTCATTTGAAAAAGCATTTTGATTTAGAAAAGCGTTGGTTCCGCCCTGCCAGGACACTGAAAGCCGTTGACGGCGTCAACTTCGATGTTTTCCCTGGAGAAACATTGAGCATTGTGGGAGAGAGCGGATGTGGCAAGTCCACCACGGCGAAGCTCGTCATCCGGTTGCTTCACCCGACCTCAGGTACCATTGAATTGTCCGGCCGCGACCTCGCCAAAATGAATCAGCGGGAGCTTCGGTTGGCACGAAAAGACATCCAAATGGTCTTTCAGGACCCGTATGCTTCGTTGAATCCTCGTTGGACGGTCGAACGCATTCTGCGGGAGCCAATGAACGCGTTTCAACGCTATGCGCCGGCAGAGCGCCGCGAGCGCGTATTACACTTGTTACAACAGGTGGGGCTAAATCCAAGCCATGCGGCGAAGTATCCCCATGAATTCAGCGGCGGACAAAGGCAGCGCATCGGCATCGCGCGTGCATTGGTTCTCAACCCGAAGTTGGTGATTGCGGACGAACCGGTGTCTGCACTTGACATTTCGATTCAGGCCCAGGTGATTAACCTGATGCAGGATTTACAAGAACAGCTTGGGCTGACGTACCTGTTCATTTCGCATGATTTGTCCGTGGTTGAGCATATTTCAACGCGGGTCATCGTCATGTATCTTGGAAAGATTGTGGAGTTCGCGCCCGTTGAAGACCTGTTTCAGCGTCCGTTGCATCCGTACACGCAAGCATTGCTCGCTGCGGCCCCGAGTCTCGAGGGAAAACAGCGCATGCCGATGGTGCTCAGTGGAGACGTGCCAAATCCAGTGAATCCCCCATCAGGGTGTCCGTTTCATACCCGGTGTCCGGTAGCGATGCCTCGATGCAAAGAAGCGGTGCCAGAACTCAAAACGTTACAACCAGGTCACCAGGTGGCGTGTTTGCAGTTTGAATAG
- a CDS encoding UbiD family decarboxylase: protein MGKANPLDLRNWLADMEEEDGVQVVRGADWNLEIGAISELNVKKTGHKALLFDDIPGYPAGYRVLTCTTSSPSRLASLLRAPKVAGHHELVQWLRGKPKAWAAQAEAYPPVSVSTGPVMACVDDKDAVNLYKFPAPLWHELDGGRYIGTGCAVVTKDRDSDWVNVGTYRIMVQDETHVGLDMVSGKHGQIQFQKYMAAGEPFPVCIVIGADPLCYLISGIEVPYGISEFNYMGAILEQPVEVVHGERTGLPFPAGAEIVLEGWIYPGDERLEGPFGEFHGYYQAGAKVAPLVTVERVYYRRDPIIVGSPPAKPPNDYSYSKAVMRSALLFDALVSAGVPGVESVWAHEIGGARMFTVASIRQRYAGHARQCGHVLSQCGVAAYMGRYSVVVDEDIDPSNLTEVMWAIATRTDPEKDIDFIRNAMGSKNDPMSVTYTSKAMFSSRAIIDACRPFDHLDDFPPVAEASPELQAQVREKWRDVLPL, encoded by the coding sequence ATGGGGAAAGCCAATCCACTGGACCTGCGCAATTGGCTGGCCGACATGGAAGAAGAGGATGGTGTCCAGGTCGTTCGCGGTGCAGACTGGAACCTCGAAATTGGGGCGATCAGTGAACTGAATGTGAAGAAAACGGGGCACAAGGCACTCTTGTTTGACGATATTCCTGGGTATCCAGCGGGGTATCGCGTGCTTACCTGTACGACGAGCAGCCCGTCACGTCTGGCCTCCCTACTGCGCGCGCCGAAGGTGGCGGGTCACCACGAACTGGTGCAGTGGCTGCGCGGCAAACCGAAAGCGTGGGCGGCTCAGGCCGAAGCGTATCCGCCTGTCTCCGTCAGCACGGGGCCTGTCATGGCGTGCGTTGACGACAAAGACGCGGTCAACCTCTACAAGTTTCCCGCGCCGTTGTGGCACGAGCTGGACGGCGGCCGCTACATCGGCACGGGGTGTGCGGTGGTGACGAAGGATAGGGATTCGGACTGGGTGAATGTCGGGACGTACCGCATCATGGTTCAGGACGAGACGCATGTCGGGCTGGACATGGTTTCAGGCAAGCACGGACAAATCCAGTTTCAAAAGTATATGGCCGCGGGAGAACCGTTCCCCGTGTGCATTGTCATTGGCGCCGACCCGTTATGCTACCTGATTTCCGGCATCGAAGTGCCGTATGGCATCAGTGAATTCAACTACATGGGTGCGATTCTCGAGCAGCCAGTGGAAGTGGTTCATGGTGAGCGAACGGGGCTGCCGTTTCCAGCTGGGGCGGAAATTGTCCTGGAGGGTTGGATTTACCCGGGTGATGAGCGGCTCGAGGGCCCCTTCGGTGAATTTCACGGCTATTACCAGGCAGGGGCGAAGGTGGCACCGCTTGTGACGGTGGAACGCGTGTATTATCGCCGGGATCCCATCATCGTTGGCAGTCCGCCTGCCAAGCCGCCGAATGACTACTCTTATTCGAAGGCGGTGATGCGTTCGGCACTCTTGTTTGATGCCCTGGTTTCGGCGGGGGTGCCCGGTGTGGAATCGGTGTGGGCCCACGAAATTGGCGGTGCGCGGATGTTCACCGTGGCGAGTATTCGGCAGCGCTACGCTGGTCACGCCAGGCAGTGCGGCCATGTGCTGAGCCAATGCGGTGTGGCCGCGTATATGGGGCGGTACTCAGTGGTGGTAGATGAAGATATTGACCCTTCCAATTTGACGGAGGTGATGTGGGCGATTGCGACGCGCACGGACCCGGAAAAGGACATTGATTTCATCCGGAATGCCATGGGGTCAAAGAACGATCCGATGTCGGTGACGTACACTTCCAAGGCGATGTTCAGTTCTCGGGCCATCATCGACGCCTGCAGGCCGTTTGACCATCTGGATGATTTTCCGCCGGTTGCCGAGGCGAGTCCGGAGTTGCAGGCGCAAGTCAGGGAGAAATGGCGGGACGTCTTGCCGCTGTGA
- a CDS encoding ABC transporter ATP-binding protein gives MNSTVVLEVSNLTTKVQRKGSSITLVDDVSFRVHRGEVLGVVGESGCGKSVTALSVMGLIKPPVAVTSGAVLLNGQNLVGLPKAELRRMRGSTLSMIFQEPMTSLNPVFSVGNQLSEVLRIHKHLSKRAAFARSVELLKLVGIPRPEEVAKSYPHQLSGGMRQRVMIAMAMACEPGLLIADEPTTALDVTIQAQILQIMKNLQQTMGLTMMLITHDFGVVSQMCDKVIVMYAGKIVESGDTQAVLHHPAHPYTKGLLNSLPERNKGANRLKYIPGSVPPPAEWGLGCRFADRCEFVEERCRVEMPPLFSAGQGEQRSRCWLSEKGGGRHA, from the coding sequence ATGAACAGTACAGTCGTGCTGGAGGTTTCCAACCTGACGACGAAGGTACAACGTAAGGGGTCTTCGATCACGTTGGTAGACGATGTTTCCTTTCGTGTCCACCGCGGCGAGGTTCTCGGCGTTGTCGGTGAATCTGGTTGCGGCAAGAGTGTAACTGCATTGTCGGTTATGGGCCTCATCAAGCCACCGGTCGCTGTCACTTCCGGCGCAGTTCTGCTCAATGGGCAAAACTTAGTCGGATTGCCCAAAGCCGAACTTCGGCGCATGCGCGGCAGCACCTTGTCGATGATATTCCAGGAGCCAATGACTTCACTCAATCCTGTTTTTTCGGTTGGGAATCAATTGAGTGAAGTCCTCAGGATTCACAAACACTTGAGCAAAAGAGCCGCGTTTGCACGGTCGGTAGAACTGTTGAAGCTCGTCGGCATTCCTCGTCCCGAAGAAGTGGCGAAAAGTTACCCACACCAACTGTCGGGTGGGATGCGGCAGCGCGTGATGATTGCCATGGCAATGGCTTGTGAGCCGGGGCTGTTGATTGCGGACGAACCGACAACGGCACTGGATGTAACGATTCAAGCACAGATTCTGCAAATTATGAAGAATTTGCAGCAGACGATGGGGTTAACGATGATGCTTATCACGCATGACTTTGGCGTAGTTTCGCAAATGTGTGACAAGGTCATCGTGATGTACGCTGGAAAAATCGTTGAGTCGGGTGACACACAGGCCGTTCTCCATCATCCAGCACATCCATATACCAAGGGTCTGCTGAATTCCTTGCCTGAACGGAACAAAGGTGCGAATCGCTTGAAATATATCCCAGGCAGTGTACCTCCCCCCGCAGAATGGGGATTGGGGTGCAGGTTCGCGGACCGTTGCGAATTCGTTGAAGAACGATGCCGCGTCGAGATGCCCCCTCTGTTTTCCGCCGGGCAAGGTGAACAGCGCAGTCGCTGTTGGCTTTCTGAGAAGGGGGGTGGCCGGCATGCGTAA